A genomic stretch from Limnobacter thiooxidans includes:
- a CDS encoding flavin-containing monooxygenase, whose protein sequence is MNNPHVDVMIIGAGLSGIGAACHIKQNCKGKSIRILERRKAIGGTWDLFRYPGIRSDSDMFTLGYSFKPWKGEKVLANGQEIREYVTEAAKEHNVTKDIEFGFKVTSANWDSSANQWTVEGIAEETGEKQVYTSNFLLGCTGYYNYDKGYSPEFPGLKNFKGQVIHPQQWPENLDYAGKRVVVIGSGATAITLVPAMADKAEHVTMLQRSPTYIASIPSVDPVSVVLKKFMPDTWVYNIGRARNIGLQRLIFKLSKERPKAIKRLLLSATRVRMGKDFDMKHFTPSYNPWDQRLCVVPDGDLFKVLKKGKADIVTDHIDTFIDKGIKLKSGQVLEADIIVTATGLDLQILGGMGVTVDGNELNVGEVMSYKGVMMSSIPNFAMVFGYTNASWTLKADLAAEFVCRVINHMDKNGYSRVVPNAEGVQADDTPMFDLEAGYMKRAADRLPKQGPEAPWTVVNNYLADRPVLKKGKLEDGVLEFAKAGSGTAKKTSSRKAPAKQAA, encoded by the coding sequence ATGAACAATCCACACGTAGACGTAATGATTATTGGTGCCGGTCTGTCGGGCATCGGTGCAGCATGCCATATCAAGCAGAATTGCAAGGGCAAGTCGATCCGCATTCTGGAGCGTCGCAAAGCGATTGGCGGCACATGGGACTTGTTCCGTTACCCCGGCATCCGTTCCGATTCCGATATGTTCACTTTGGGTTACAGCTTCAAGCCCTGGAAGGGCGAGAAAGTGCTGGCCAACGGCCAGGAAATCCGCGAGTACGTGACTGAAGCCGCCAAGGAACACAATGTCACCAAGGACATCGAGTTTGGCTTCAAGGTCACCAGCGCCAACTGGGATTCCTCTGCCAACCAGTGGACCGTTGAAGGTATTGCCGAAGAAACCGGTGAAAAGCAGGTGTACACCAGCAACTTCCTGTTGGGCTGTACTGGTTATTACAACTACGACAAGGGCTACAGCCCCGAGTTTCCCGGTCTTAAGAATTTCAAGGGGCAGGTGATTCACCCCCAGCAGTGGCCTGAAAACCTGGACTACGCAGGCAAGCGTGTGGTGGTAATTGGCAGTGGCGCGACCGCCATTACCTTGGTGCCTGCCATGGCCGATAAGGCCGAGCATGTGACCATGCTCCAGCGTTCACCCACTTACATTGCGTCCATCCCGTCGGTTGACCCTGTTTCGGTGGTGTTGAAGAAGTTCATGCCCGACACCTGGGTGTACAACATCGGCCGTGCACGCAACATTGGTTTGCAGCGCCTGATTTTCAAGCTGAGCAAGGAGCGCCCGAAAGCCATCAAGCGCCTGCTGCTGAGTGCAACCCGTGTGCGCATGGGCAAAGACTTCGACATGAAGCACTTCACGCCGAGCTACAACCCATGGGATCAACGCCTGTGCGTGGTACCCGATGGCGATTTGTTCAAGGTGCTGAAAAAAGGCAAGGCCGACATCGTGACCGACCACATTGATACCTTTATCGACAAGGGCATCAAGCTGAAAAGTGGCCAGGTGCTTGAGGCGGACATCATTGTGACCGCGACTGGCCTGGACTTGCAGATTCTGGGTGGCATGGGCGTCACCGTGGATGGCAACGAGCTGAATGTGGGCGAAGTCATGAGCTACAAAGGCGTCATGATGAGCAGCATCCCCAACTTTGCCATGGTGTTTGGTTACACCAATGCGTCCTGGACCTTGAAAGCCGACTTGGCTGCCGAATTCGTTTGCCGCGTGATCAACCACATGGACAAGAACGGATACAGCCGCGTAGTGCCCAATGCCGAAGGTGTTCAGGCAGACGACACGCCAATGTTCGACCTGGAAGCAGGTTACATGAAGCGTGCTGCTGACCGCTTGCCCAAGCAGGGGCCAGAAGCGCCGTGGACCGTGGTCAACAACTACCTGGCTGACCGCCCCGTGTTGAAAAAAGGCAAACTTGAAGATGGTGTTCTGGAATTTGCGAAAGCAGGTTCAGGCACTGCCAAGAAAACTTCAAGCCGCAAGGCACCTGCAAAACAGGCAGCTTGA
- a CDS encoding D-Ala-D-Ala carboxypeptidase family metallohydrolase: protein MQTKHYCDGKLPNCISVHFNLEDLTKTNSGVSNIPQDNSVIANLRKVAEHILEPVRKHFEQKVTIHSGYRSPAVNKAVGGSNNSQHSRGEAVDFRVQGHTVHEVAMWIKTNLIFDQLILEHFLPNSPHSGWVHCSYSHNNRNHALTKFKGSQIYHPGILLAPPTAKVK from the coding sequence ATGCAAACTAAACACTATTGCGACGGAAAGTTGCCCAACTGTATTTCAGTTCATTTCAATCTTGAAGATCTCACCAAAACAAATAGTGGTGTTTCAAACATCCCTCAAGACAACAGTGTAATCGCCAATTTGCGTAAAGTGGCAGAACACATTCTGGAGCCTGTGCGCAAACATTTTGAACAAAAGGTGACAATTCACAGCGGCTATAGAAGCCCGGCGGTGAACAAAGCAGTAGGAGGCTCCAACAACTCCCAACATTCCCGTGGAGAAGCTGTTGATTTTCGGGTGCAGGGCCATACTGTTCATGAAGTAGCAATGTGGATAAAAACCAACCTGATCTTCGATCAATTGATTCTTGAGCACTTTTTGCCAAACTCACCGCATTCGGGCTGGGTTCATTGCTCTTATTCACACAACAACCGCAATCATGCTCTAACCAAATTCAAAGGATCACAGATTTATCACCCCGGTATTTTGCTTGCTCCTCCAACTGCAAAGGTAAAGTAA
- a CDS encoding exopolysaccharide biosynthesis protein, whose translation MSNLLNPSEEHDDVLKALPYAWRRVVLFADNMAQAKVADAIGRSPKQQLTWIGLAALPLLLPFGIPGIATSLGYLTFLLGLGYALGFGIPIPKSVGEKRLPPKAASVLKKLLMVFITRVAKHSKPRLFIMSHPRMRPLNGLVLAFAGLTMAAPVPFASFDNVLPAAAMVCITFGLRVRDGRLVLAGYVFTLLAALLVLLLWWGGYAVFLWVSKQPWASQWLGWLFS comes from the coding sequence TTGAGCAATCTGTTGAACCCCTCCGAAGAGCACGATGATGTCCTGAAGGCATTGCCCTACGCCTGGCGGCGAGTGGTTCTGTTCGCTGACAACATGGCTCAGGCCAAGGTGGCCGATGCCATTGGCCGCAGCCCCAAGCAGCAACTGACCTGGATCGGTTTGGCTGCCCTGCCCCTGTTGTTGCCTTTCGGAATTCCCGGTATTGCCACCAGTCTGGGTTACCTGACCTTTCTGTTGGGTTTGGGTTATGCGCTGGGGTTCGGTATTCCCATTCCAAAATCAGTGGGTGAAAAGCGTTTGCCGCCCAAAGCAGCCAGCGTGCTGAAAAAGCTGTTGATGGTGTTCATCACCAGGGTTGCCAAGCACAGCAAGCCGCGCCTGTTCATCATGAGCCATCCGCGTATGCGCCCTTTAAACGGGCTGGTGTTGGCTTTCGCCGGGTTGACCATGGCCGCACCAGTGCCTTTTGCATCCTTTGACAATGTGCTGCCGGCTGCCGCCATGGTGTGCATTACGTTTGGCTTGCGGGTGCGCGACGGTCGCCTGGTGCTGGCCGGTTATGTGTTCACGCTGTTGGCTGCCTTGCTGGTGCTTCTGCTTTGGTGGGGCGGGTATGCCGTTTTTCTGTGGGTGTCAAAGCAGCCTTGGGCCAGCCAATGGTTGGGTTGGCTTTTTTCCTGA